Genomic segment of Mercurialis annua linkage group LG6, ddMerAnnu1.2, whole genome shotgun sequence:
cgtgtaactttaaacggacaccgagcaagttctaggaataaaacatgaaatcaacactcacaacaaggaaattaagctcaaaactctcaaaagtgtgtagtgttatgccataaactcaattcctacttAAATTATGCTActcatgccaaaagtttaaaacgactataaaaaataacaatcaacatgtcatgaatccgcatcaagttattcaattatgtttcaacgatttgaacaagtctaaattttgaattcacccttatttcatcggattatgtcaacgaattattaagtcattaaacAAGTatcgcttatcaattgtcgaattaagaaaacgcgttcatacattcattgattcggggaaatctaagattgacaaattaattaagatacacaccaaatcaactaacactttcatatttaaaagacaacgatttaaaacgatacaagaccttgaaataaactaatttaacacctaatacaatctactaaaaagaaaataacacttaataaaaataaactaaaactgaaaataaagataaatcaccgaaaaataacccaaacgaaaaataaatttttcttcccccctcctcacactatttctagctatgtccccaaagctaagaaataagaaataaaaatagaaaaaattggaaagagtttgggtttagaaaaacaaatctcgctctagtcaaaggccggtggatccggtgatggttccggtgatggataacgttctccgccggcggcattaaagtaaccccgaagaaaatcctcttgccGATTAAGGCGTGCTCGCATTCGATCTTGCCTCCATTGTAGTTGTGCAAGACCAACATGTTGTTCATGTCGGATATCTTCaagtaatttttggttagtttccCAACCCACTCGGTTTTGCTCCCATCCGATCCGGTTTTGCTCAACCAACTCAGAAAACCGTTGGTCAAACCCGGAAACATGAGCCGCTTCTCCGGCTTGAGAAGTTCCCGCGGGTTCCTCCTCCGCTCTTCTTTCTTCTCCACCTTCTACTTCCCGTGCTACCTCTTCTCGCCGTGTTCGTGCCACCAATCGTACCCTTCTATTGTAGGGAATAACTCTTCCCTTCTTCACAAACCCGGCAACATCTAAATGGTTCATATTAAGAGACCGTGCTAGAATGGTCTCAAAAGTCGCCAAAGTAGACGCCGTAGGCATACAATTGTATTTTTCCGCCAAAGCACGAATAATGAAACCATAGCCAATCTTGGATAATTCGGATGGAACTTCCCTTAATCGCTTCAATAGACGATACGCCGTGTTGACTTGGTATGCTTCTATCTCCGGATGCAAAATAGCATTCAAAGCTAAAAGATCACTCTTGGCCACCTTCGTATATTCACCACGCCCGCCAAACGAGTGCCCAAACCACTTCACAAAAACCACAATAGCGATGTCTTTGATTTCATTAATCTTGGACCCCCTTGTCCGATAATCATCACGATCCGTCAATTCCCTCCATATCTCCACTTGATCAAAGTTTTGATCCCAATCTATCAACCCCGTTCCCCTCATTCCAAACAATTCCACCAAATCTTCAACACTAAGTGTGTGGCTAGTGTTGTTGATGCGGAAAGAAATAGAAGAAGGAGAACCGCTAACCGGTTTGAGAGTAGAGAAGAATTCACGAGTAAGTTCATCGTAAGAGTGATGACTAACCTTTGCCAATGCCGATAACCCCAAAATATCCAAATAACGCTCCACCTCATCCTTGATTCCAAGGCTCTCCATATCATCAAAATCGATTTGGAATGGAACTACCATTTCCCTTTCTTTGATACTCAAATATAAATCACCTTCCTCCTCCGTATGGATTTGGAAAGGTGCGTTATAGCGAGTAGTCAATATCGCCGAGGTGTTCACCCGAGATGAGGATGGAGCGGTTGATTTAGTACGTACCCTTCCCACGGCCGGTAAGGGTGGATTTGCCGCTTCTTGATTTCTCGTGCTTGAACGACGGATTGGTTGATTTTCGGCATTCTTGCTTCGCACCATGATTGCGGAATGAGAgtatttctaataaatttggaaaataagaAGAGAAGAATATTAGAAGAAGAATATGTGTGAAATAGAAAGTAGAAAAATGCAaggtatttataggaaaaataaatcaaatctcAAGATTTCCCTCCACTAATTTCAAACTCTCCATTTAATAACTTGGAATTGATTTATCGGTTTAGATCGAagccatgtaatcaatccaagtgaaagtAACACACTAATGAATGGTTCGGATTTGCCAAatcatcaatccaagtgaaaaattcaaattttttcaaagcacaaatctcaaagaaacacaagtttcaaaagaaacacaaatctcaaaagaaacacaagtcccaagaaatctactacactttaattcaaaattcaaaattcaaatttttcaaaatttttgatgtttcccgaacgggaataatttaatcccgaACGGGATTAAGCTTTAATTCTTGTCCCGTTCGAAACTAGGCAAAATTTTCCTTGTTCCCGAACGGAACTATGGTGTCCTGAACGGGACAAAGGCAAATTTTGCCTAGTTCCGAACGGAACTACCCTTCCCGTTCGAAAAAATGAGAAGCTGAGAGctctttctcgaacgggaaggGTGTATCCCGTACGGGATAAAGGCAAATTTTGCCTAGTCCCGAACGGAATGACCCTTTTCCGTTCGAAAAAAATTAGGGCTGAGGGCTTTGTCCCGAACGGAAATagcctttcccgaacgggacaaaggcaaaatttgccttttttcgaacgggaaaggTATTTCACGAACGGAAACCTCCTGAAATCATGTATATACCTgcaaaaacacacaaaaacacACCCCGGAATTAAAcggaaataaataaacaaattaaaaaaaaaaattaaatactcataaaagaaaaataaaataaacaaaacacgTAACCTCTCGAGATTGCCTCTCGAGTGCGctttatttttggtcaaaagcTAGACCGTGGCCCGGAATTTATGTAGGAGTGGTGAACGTGATTTGATCCActacttgatccgtcaaaggtccaagatacggcttgcaccgttgtccatttactttgaagatttcaccactagaattctccaattccaaaGCTCCATGACTTGCCACCGTTCGAATCTTGAAAGGACCGCTCCAACGGGATTTTAATTTCCCGGGAAATAATTTGAGGCGCGAGTTGTAGAGCAAGACAAAAGAGCCCTCCACAAACGTTTTAGGCACGATATGAGCGTCATGCCATCGTTTCGTCTTCTCTTTGTAAAGCTTGGCGTTTTCATAGGCATTTAACCGAAATTCGTCCAACTCATTGAGTTGAAGCATACGTTTCTCCCCCGCCGCTTTAAGGTCaaaattgagctttttaatggcccaatacgctctatgctcaagttccaccggaagatggcatgctttcccaaaaacaatacgatatggagacattccgaggggcgttttaaaagccgtacgatatgcccataatgcatcatctagtttcagtgaccaatctttccttgtgttattaaccgttttctctagaattctctttagctcacggttagaaacttcaacttgcccgcttgtttgaggatggtacggagtagcgacccgatgatagactttatatttccgcatcaaggcatcgaattgcctattgcaaaagtgagatccaccgtcgcttattattgctctaggagtcccgtatcgattcatcaaacgtttgagaaaatccaacactactttggcatcgttagtgggtaatgcttccgcctctacccattttgaaacaTAATCAACGCACACCAATATGTATTGCTTTCCAAACGACATAGGAAAAGGACCCATGAAGTCTATTCCCCATACATCAAAAAGTTCCACCTCTTGAATGTTGGTAAGCGGCATTTCATCTCTCTTTGATATGTTCCCCACTCTTTGGCATCGATCGCAATGACTAACAAAGTCTTTCGCATCACGAAATagcgtaggccaaaagaatccgcACTCTAGCACACGAGCGGCGGTCCTTGATGTACCATAATGGCCCGCATAGTCCGAGGAATGGCATTGACTAAGTATAGGCATCATCTCTTGTAGTGGTACACATCTCCTCAAAATCCCATCTCCACACACCTTGAAGAGGTACGGTTCCTCCCATAGAAATCGTTTAGCATCGCtcaagaacttcttcctttggtgGTAAGTCAAATCCGGTGGCATTATTTCGGAAGATAGATAGTTTGCGATATCCGCATACCATGGCGTTTCCACTTCCGAAAGTACCATCAACATCTCATCCGGAAACGTTTCGTTAATCTCTACGCCACTTATAATTGGTTCCGGAATCTCTAACCTTGACAAGTGATCGGCGACGACGTTCTCCGTTCCTTTCTTGTCGCGAATTtcgatgtcaaactcttgcataaggagcacccatcggattagtctcggtttagcatcttgctttgcaaaaaggtatcgaagggccgcatggtccgtatagatgataaccttagagcaaagtaagtacgaccgaaatttatccaatgcgaacaccaccgcaagcatctctttttcggtggtggtgtaattgagttgagcaCCCGCCAATGTTCGGCTCGCATAGTATATCACGTGAAGCTTTTTCTCCCTCCGTTGCCCCAATACGCACCCGAGTGCTATATCACTTGCATCACACATGAGTTCGAAAGGAAGAGTCCAATCGGGTGATGAAATAATTGGGGCCGAGATGAGGGCTTCTTTCAACCTAGCAAAAGCATCAAGGCAATCATTAGTAAATTCATAAGGAATATCTTTAACAAGTAAATTAGTTAAAGGACGAGCAATGGAAGAGAAATTTTTGATGAATCGTCGATAAAACCCGGCGTGCCCTAAGAAGGCACGAACTCCCTTTACGGTAGTTGGTGGTGGTAATTTCTCGATGATTTCCGTTTTTGCTCTATCTACTTCAATGCCGTCCTTGGAGATTTTATGTCCCAAGACAATTCCTTCctctaccatgaaatggcacttctcccaattcaagactagattggtctcctcacaccggGCCAACACTCGATCAAGATTATTTAAGCATATCTCAAAAGAGTCCCCGAATACCGAAAAATCATCCATGAAGActtccataatatcttcaatcatatcggcgAAGATGGAAGTCATACATCGTTGAAATGTTGCCGGTGCATTACAAAGACCAAACGGCATCCTCCGATAAGCAAACGTTCCATAAGGACATGTGaaagttgttttctcttggtcatccgggaagataagaatttgattgtacccggaatatccatcgagaaaacaataataagcgtggcccgctacccgctccaacatttgatcgataaatggtaacgGAAAATGGTCCTTCCTCGTCTCCGTATTCAACTTGCGGTAGTCAATACAAACACGCCATCCCGTTACCGTCCTAGTGGAAATTTGCTCACCCTTCTCGTTCTCAATCACCGTTATCCCCCCTTTCTTTGGAACgcattgaatgggactaacccacgcactatcggatatggggtatataattccggcgtcgagaagttttactatctctttgtgcacgacctccttcatatttggattcaaaCGCCGTTGTCTTTGAGCCGATGCTCTTGACTCGTTTTCTAGGTGGATCTTGTGCATGACCACCGAGGGACTAATTCCTCGGATGTCCGAAATTTGCCAACCGATcgccaatatatgttgcttcaccACTTTGACAACTCTCGCTTCTTGTGTTTCCGACAAGTTGTTTGAGATGATGATGGGAAGAGTCATGTTGTCGCCTaaaaacgcataccgtaagtgagatggtaacgttttaagctcaacctttggtggagagatagaagaaggtggtgtcacgctctctcttctaatcaaattttcggCTTTCGGCTCATCTTCTTTGGAATATTCTTCCTCGGAAGTTGCTTGTGTCTCCTCGGAATGGAATATGACTTTTGAAACCGGGAAAAGTTCTTCCACAATTCCATCAACCATATCCAATTTCATGCATTCCACCTCCTCAAAAGTGTTGCGCATAATccttttcatatcaaactccactttgtcatcatcgatacgcaaagtgagtcgtccggcgtgcacatctatcaatgccctccccgtgttcatgaaaggacgcccaagaatcatagggcatgttttatccgccgcatagtcaagtacgacaaaatccaccggaaagatgaatttgtctaCTTTGACTAGAACATCTTCTACCACTCCGTATGGCTTTTTTAGGGAGTGGTCCGCCAATTGAAGCATCATTGATGTTTGCTTCAAagtttgatcaccaaaaatatccctgaaaagaaacaaaggcattagattgatacttgcccctaaatcacatagacaattaattgaatttaaatcgcctattttgcatggaattgtaaaactccctgggtccttaagcttggtgggcaagtcactaaggataagtgagctacaattttccgttagggaaattgtgcctttgtcgtcccaactccttttcttcgttatgatttctttgaggaacttcgcgtat
This window contains:
- the LOC126687871 gene encoding uncharacterized protein LOC126687871, whose amino-acid sequence is MTKEIIDFLQLHGESLYQAWERFKELQRNCPHHHLGREHLISIFYNGTNEATRATIDAASGGSLMKKTYDEANNLLEELATNSCSWSTERLRQPPQKGIMTLEQTQEFEAMKAKNATLLAQLEMYKQQANQRNAQLAVVQMGCETCDGHDHSGMDCPVLHQNSNEQVNYVNGQRQGNDPYSNTYNPGWRNHPNFSWRENAGQANANPNMGGANFQGGNRGPQNQGNFNNYRPQPPPGFQNRNTDEGSKIDKLIEEVRTGFKNQASVNHHLETQISQLAISLQNRAQGGLPSTTESNPREQVKAIELRSGKELDDPHASKEKAIDLTTGTNEEEVTELPYVKPPPPPPFVPKVPFPGRLKKTPDNQKFHKFLEIFKKLQINISFADALREMPQYAKFLKEIITKKRSWDDKGTISLTENCSSLILSDLPTKLKDPGSFTIPCKIGDLNSINCLCDLGASINLMPLFLFRDIFGDQTLKQTSMMLQLADHSLKKPYGVVEDVLVKVDKFIFPVDFVVLDYAADKTCPMILGRPFMNTGRALIDVHAGRLTLRIDDDKVEFDMKRIMRNTFEEVECMKLDMVDGIVEELFPVSKVIFHSEETQATSEEEYSKEDEPKAENLIRRESVTPPSSISPPKVELKTLPSHLRYAFLGDNMTLPIIISNNLSETQEARVVKVVKQHILAIGWQISDIRGISPSVVMHKIHLENESRASAQRQRRLNPNMKEVVHKEIVKLLDAGIIYPISDSAWVSPIQCVPKKGGITVIENEKGEQISTRTVTGWRVCIDYRKLNTETRKDHFPLPFIDQMLERVAGHAYYCFLDGYSGYNQILIFPDDQEKTTFTCPYGTFAYRRMPFGLCNAPATFQRCMTSIFADMIEDIMEVFMDDFSVFGDSFEICLNNLDRVLARCEETNLVLNWEKCHFMVEEGIVLGHKISKDGIEVDRAKTEIIEKLPPPTTVKGVRAFLGHAGFYRRFIKNFSSIARPLTNLLVKDIPYEFTNDCLDAFARLKEALISAPIISSPDWTLPFELMCDASDIALGCVLGQRREKKLHVIYYASRTLAEFDIEIRDKKGTENVVADHLSRLEIPEPIISGVEINETFPDEMLMVLSEVETPWYADIANYLSSEIMPPDLTYHQRKKFLSDAKRFLWEEPYLFKVCGDGILRRCVPLQEMMPILSQCHSSDYAGHYGTSRTAARVLECGFFWPTLFRDAKDFVSHCDRCQRVGNISKRDEMPLTNIQEVELFDVWGIDFMGPFPMSFGKQYILLNFDLKAAGEKRMLQLNELDEFRLNAYENAKLYKEKTKRWHDAHIVPKTFVEGSFVLLYNSRLKLFPGKLKSRWSGPFKIRTVASHGALELENSSGIYMISGGFRS